One segment of Carya illinoinensis cultivar Pawnee chromosome 1, C.illinoinensisPawnee_v1, whole genome shotgun sequence DNA contains the following:
- the LOC122282093 gene encoding uncharacterized protein LOC122282093: MVVVLLSMLALVLAQIEPDPSAYPDEPAPILLPPMTPSYGPDSDTKCSAECFLAKKFPKHYAACLDHCKIKLQYCKVYPADLSYSIFKCTVTCVDSTSTKLAVAADKVNDEDQVEACYNSCKKNV; encoded by the exons ATGGTGGTTGTTCTGCTATCGATGCTTGCGCTAGTTTTAGCACAAATTGAACCTGATCCCTCAGCTTATCCGGACGAGCCAGCACCCATACTACTCCCTCCTATGACTCCCTCCTATGGTCCTGACTCTGATACAAAGTGTTCTGCTGAGTGTTTTCTTGCTAAAAAATTTCCAAAGCATTACGCGGCTTGTTTAGACCATTGCAAGATAAAGCTACAGTACTGCAAAGTCTATCCTGCAGATCTCTCCTATTCTATCTTCAAGTGCACCGTCACTTGTGTTGACTCCACATCCACCAAGCTTGCAGTGGCCGCcg ATAAAGTGAATGATGAAGATCAGGTGGAAGCTTGCTACAATAGCTGCAAGAAGAATGTTTAA